The Thermosipho melanesiensis BI429 sequence TCAACTTAACAGATGAAATAGAGATAATACCCGGTGTAACCGCATTAAGCTCTTGTGCTAGCTTAATAGGTGCTCCTTTAAACGATTTTGCAGTTATTAGTTTATCAGATTATAACATTTCCTTAGAAAATATAACTAAAAGAATTGAATATGCGGCAAAAGCAGATTTGGTAATGATCTTGTACAATCCAACAAGCAAAGTAAGAAAAAAGAAAACAAAAAGGATTTTAGAAACTATTATCTCTATAAAACCACCAAAAACCAAAGTAGCACTTGTTAAAAATTGCTACAGAAAAAATTTCACTTACAAAATTATTAACCTTTCAAATATACTAAATAACTTAGATTTTATAGATATGAATACAACTATAATCATTGGCAACAAATATTCTTTCGAAAAAAATAAAAAACTTATTACCCCAAGGTGGTACAAGTGATTCT is a genomic window containing:
- the cobJ gene encoding precorrin-3B C(17)-methyltransferase, giving the protein MIKLVGIGPGNIDNMTLKAINSIKEADVVLGYSTYINQIRSLLENQNVIEYAMGEEEKRCKDAIKLSKEGYNVALICGGDPNIYSLSNILLNLTDEIEIIPGVTALSSCASLIGAPLNDFAVISLSDYNISLENITKRIEYAAKADLVMILYNPTSKVRKKKTKRILETIISIKPPKTKVALVKNCYRKNFTYKIINLSNILNNLDFIDMNTTIIIGNKYSFEKNKKLITPRWYK